The Bacteroidota bacterium genome segment GAATGATAAACAAAAGTAAAAATTATGTCTTGAAATTTCCTCATTCAGACAATATTTCTTAAAGCAGACTCATTTATAAACATGCAACATACCCTGGTACAGAATGATTATCTAACACTTGACCCTTAGATTTATGTTTTTTGAACTTCAGGGTAAGTTCTTCTTTCTGATAATCAATACAAGCTTTGTATTTGAGCAGAAAATCGCTTCCAATCAGCCCGCTGATGGTCTTATCCATGATTTTGCTGTAAACTTCATTCACATAAGTCAAATCAATAAGAACTACTTCAAATGAAGGAAGTTCAAGGGCGCCTAATTTGAAATCCCTGAGGGTACCCTGAAAACTCTCCCCTATCTGGGCAGATATTCCTGCGCTCTGCATCTCATTTTCATTCTGCTTCAGGTTTTCGACCCTATCCTTAAGGATATTGAAGGCAAAGACAGTTTTAGAAGCG includes the following:
- a CDS encoding aspartyl protease family protein — translated: MVAHIPIEIIQLDQESYHLFVRCFIQGKAYSLVIDTGASKTVFAFNILKDRVENLKQNENEMQSAGISAQIGESFQGTLRDFKLGALELPSFEVVLIDLTYVNEVYSKIMDKTISGLIGSDFLLKYKACIDYQKEELTLKFKKHKSKGQVLDNHSVPGYVACL